GTGCCCGGCGTTTTTCAGCATGGAGGAGAGGTAGCCGAGGCCCACGGGGAAGCGCTTTTCGGACATGCCGAAACCGCCGATGACGCCGTCGATCACGGGCCGGGGCATGAGCACGCTGTAAGGCTTGAACTTCTCCAGGAACGGGAATGCCTGTTTCAGCGTGGTCTTCTTGGAGCGGACCTGCGGTTCGCCGGAGTTGATGAGCAGGATTTTCATGTTTCACCCTTTGTTCGGCGCGCGTCTAAACCCGCCCCGTCAATACGCGGTCAATACGCGTTGCTGCCGATCATGCAGACCGCGGTCCTGCAAATGATCTTGAAATCCAGGGCCAGGGACCAGCGTTGCAGATATTCCAGGTCGTACTTGATGCGCATTTCCATCTTTTCGGGCGTGTCGGTTTCGCCGCGGTAGCCGTTGACCTGGGCCCAGCCCGTGATGCCGGGCTTGATCTTGTGGCGGAGCATGTACCCGTTGATGCGGGTGCGGAAATGCTCGTTGAGCTTGATGGGATGCGGGCGCGGCCCCACGAGGGACATGGTCCCCTGAAGCACGTTGAAGAGCTGCGGCAGCTCGTCGATGCTCGTCTTGCGCAGAATCGCGCCGATCCGGGTCACGCGCGGGTCGCCTTTGGTGGCCTGCCGGAACTCGTCGCCCGTGTCGCAGAGGTCGTTGCGCATGGTTCGAAACTTGAAGACGTTGATGGTCTTGCCGTCGAGTCCGTAGCGGATTTGCTTGAAGAGCACGGGGCCGGGCGAGGAGAGCTTGACCAGCAGGGCGACCACGAGCAGCAGGGGCGAAAGCAGGATGAGCATGGTCAGGGAGATGATGAAGTCGAAGAGCTGCTTGAAGGCCAGGTTCACGCCGACGAGCGGTGACTCCCAGAGGGCGATGGCCGAAATGTCGCCCAGGTGCACGCCCCGGCCGGAAATGAGCAGGGCGAAGCAGCTCACGTCGGGCACGAAGAAGACCGAAGCCGTGGTGTCGCTCAGTCCGGCGGTCAGCTTCTTGATCGTTTCGCCCGCGGTCATGGGCAGGGCGAGGTAGACGATGTCGATGCCGTTCTTCCGGATATAGTCCAGAGCCTCGTCCGTGCTGCCGAGATAGCTGAACCCGTTGGACTCGTTCTTCTCGTCGTCGAAAAACCCGCGCAGGGCGATGCCCAGCCAGGCGTTGCCCGTGACCCACTTGCCGAGGCGCGATCCGATGTCTCCGGCGCCGATGATCACGGCGGTCCGCATGTTCCTGCCGTTGCGCCGCAGCCAGCGGAGCGTCATTCGCTTGGCGAAGCGCTCCAGGCAGAGCAGAACCGGCGTGGTCAAGGCCCAGCTGTAGAAGACGACGCGCGAGTATTCATGCGAAATCTTGAAGGAAAATCCGAGGACGATGAAGAAAAGGCAGCTGAGGAGAAAGCCGAAGCAGACGTTCTTGTATTCCGCGAGCAGCGGTGTGCCGCGCCAGATGCGATACGCTCCGACAAGGTCGAGCGTGATCGGGACGACGAAGAAGATGAGCAAGAGCATTGCCGTCTGGTTCGGTATGCTGGATCTTCCAAGATATAAATATGTGATGGCAAAGTATGTCACTATGGCAATAGAGCCTTCCAAAACCTTGTGCATGTAATTCAAAAACGATATTACATCTTTATTTCTCTTGAGCATTACTCATTCCCCCCTGTGTAATGCGCTTGCATCATACATGGAATGAGCAACTACTGTGCCAGTTGTTTGTTGCTGGCGATTAAATTATATTCTCATAAGCCGCTGTTATGTCGTATTGCTGCTGTTACTAAACGCTCCGTTCCTCCCTGTGCATTCTGAAATTCTCGGAGAGATCGAAATTCTCCGACAATGGAGTTCGATTTTTCCGTACCGCCAGATTCTACATCGCTCCGAGCATCCGCCTGAAGTATTCGATGGTAACGGCCAGTCCCTGTTCGAGATTCACCGTCGGCTCCCAGCCCATGACCTCCCTGGCGAGCCGGATGTCCGGCTTGCGTTGCGTCGGGTCGTTTTCCGGCAGGGGCAGGTGCTCGATCCTGGACGAGGAGCCGGTCAGGGCGATGATGCGTTCCGCCAGTTCCAGCACGGTGAATTCGCCGGGATTGCCGAGGTTCACCGGCCCGGTGAAGTCGTCCTTCGTGTCCATGAGCCGGATCAGTCCGCGCACCAGGTCGTCCACGAAGCAGAAGGAGCGGGTCTGCTTTCCGTTCCCGTAGACCGTGATGGGCTCGTTCTTGAGCGCCTGGATGATGAAGTTGGAGACGACGCGCCCGTCGTTCAGGGCCATGCGCGGTCCGTAGGTGTTGAAAATGCGGGCCACCTTGATGCGCAGCCTGTGCTGCCGATGGTAGTCGAAGAAGAGCGTTTCCGCGCAGCGCTTGCCTTCGTCGTAGCAGGCGCGCGGCCCGATGGGGTTGACGTTGCCCCAGTAGGCTTCGGTCTGGGGGTGTTCGGTGGGGCTGCCGTAGACTTCGGAGGTGGACGCCTGGAGAATGCGGGCTTTCACGCGCTTGGCCAGGCCGAGCATGTTGATGGCGCCGTGCACCGAGGTCTTGGTCGTCTGCACCGGATCCGTCTGATAATGTATCGGCGATGCAGGACAGGCGAGGTTGTATATTTCGTCCACTTCCACGTACAGCGGGAACGTGACGTCGTGTCGCATGAACTCGAACTCATTGTTGCACAGCAGGTGTGAGATGTTCTTCTTGCATCCGGTGTAGAAGTTGTCCACGCAGAGCACCTCGTGCCCCTGCTCCAGCAGCGTTTCGCAGAGGTGAGAACCGAGAAAGCCGCCGCCCCCGGTCACGAGAATACGCTTCTTCATTTCCTCTCCTGCGGACGTCGCCGCCCTGGTCGCCGGCCCGGCTTCAAACCCTGGCCTTGAGTCTCATGTCGTGCTTCTTGAGCAGCTCGTACAGCCGCGCCTTGGACAACCCCGATATTTCGCATGCTTTTTCCAGCGAGCCCTCGCTCGCCTCTATGAGCGCCTTGAAATAATGATCCTCGACCCGCTCCACGGTCACGTTGCGGGTGTATTTGTAGTCCGGAAGGGATTCCTTGTCCGCGAGGATGTCTGAAATGTCGATGCCGAGCGTCCCGGACTCCCTGCCGTCGGGGAGAATCGCGTCCATGCGGACATGCGGGTCCGTCACGTTGTTGCGGACGTTGTGCACGCGGATTTCGAGCGGCAGGTGCTGCACCAGGAGCACGTCCTCGTGCAGCGCGCTTTCGATGGAATAATAGACCGCGTTGATGAGTTCGCGCACGTTGCCGGGCCAAGGGTAGTTGGTCATGGCCTTGCGGTAGCAATTGGAAACGGTTTTGCACTGGCCCTTGCGCTCGTCGCAGACGCGCTGGATGTAATGGTCCAGCAGCGCGTTGATGTCCGAGGGGCGGCTGCGCAGCGGCGGGATGTTGATGCTGATCCCGGTGAGCCTGTAGTAGAGATCCTGGCGAAACTTGCCCTTCTCCACCATGGCCTTGAGGTCGCGGTTGGTGGCCGAGATCAGGCAGAAGTCGCTGGTGTATTCCTTGGCCGAGCCGACAGGGCGGAAGCGGCGGTCCTGAAGCACGCGCAGGAGGGATTTCTGGAGCGAGGGCTTGAGCTCGCCGACTTCGTCGAGGAAGAGCGTGCCGCCGTCCGCAAGCTTGAAGAGGCCTTCCTGCGCCTCGGTGGCGCCGGTGAAGGCCCCCTTGACGTGGCCGTACATGATGCTTTCGGCCAGGGTGTCCGGAATGTTCGTGCAGTCCATGACCAGGAAGGGACCGTCCTTGCGCGGGCTGTTGCCGTGGATGGCCCGCGAGAGCAGCTCCTTGCCCGTGCCGGTTTCGCCGCTGATGAGCACGCTGATCTTGCCGCTGGCCGCCTTGGCCGCCGCGTCCAGGGTGGTTTCGAGCTTGAGGCTGTCGCCAATGATGCCGAACCGCTCGAACTTGCAGCTCTTGCCGAAAGAACCGTTGCCGTTCTTGGTTTCCCGGTAGCGCATGGCCCGCGTGACCGTGATTTCGATCTGGCGGTTCGAGCAGGGCTTGATGAGGTAGTCCCAGGCTCCGTGCATGATGGCGGATTCCGCGTGGTCCGCGGACTTGCTGTCGGAAATGACGATGACCTGGGGATGGCTGGGCAGGGAGAGCAGGTCGGGAATCTGGTCGATGCGTTGCCGTCCGGCAGGAACGGCTTGATGAAGACCATGTCGAAGCGGCTGTCGCGGGCCGTGGCGAATCCGTCGTGGAGCGTTTCGCAGCACATGCAGACGTTGCCTTGCCTTTCGAGCAGGGAGCGTATGGAGGCGCCGCTTTCGGCATCGTCTTCTATGATCAGGAATTGTGCCATAGGGTTGCCTGTTCCGGCTTTCGGAAGGTGTTCGACCTGCGGAGCCGTTGTCCTTCGAAAACGCTTCGTTGTACGGAGCTGTTGAAATGGTATGCGGTAATGTACGTGTTTCTATTCTCCTTTGCTCGCCGACATATCCGAAGTACCGCTCATGCCTGTGGCGTTACAAAAGGTCGTCCTCACGCAGTCTTGTTTTTTCATACATTCTGGAAAATCCAGAATAAGGTGCATAAGATCGTATACAAGCATCGGCGGTCGGCAAGGTCAATCCGGGCTTCCCCCAATTCCGTCGAGAAGAAGGAGGAGCAAAATCGGGATTCTGTCCCGAGGTTCAAATGAGATTTTGTTGTGCGAGGGGGGATTTCGTCGGTCGAATACGGGAAAGCCATGGAATTGACCATGGATTCGGGATGTTGTGGAATGCCCTCATCCCAGGGGGAAACCGGGGGGCTTTCCCGGTTGGGGGGCGTGCGGAATTTGTGCGCGGCAGCGCCTGGGCTCAGCTCTTCTGCGCGGCTTCCAGCCGGAGCACGAGGTTTCCAGCCACTTCCCTGCGATACTCGGCGGATGCGCGCACGTCGCTGATGGGGCGCACTGCTTCGCGCACGCGCCGGGCCGCCGCCGCCAGCGTTTCGCGTCCCAGGGGCCGCCCTGCGAGCTCGGCCTCTGCCGCGCGGCAGCGCATGGCCGTGGGAGCCACGCTGCCGAAGGCCAGCCGCGCTTCGGCGACCAGCCCGTTCTCAAGCCGCAGGCACGCGGCCAGGGAGGCCACGGCAATGGCCAGGGAGCGGCGCTTGCCGACCTTCTCGAAGCGCTGGAGCGTCCCTTCGGGCGGCAGGGGAATGCGCACGGCCAGCACGATTTCGCCCTGCTTCAGGGCCGTGCGGCCCGGTCCGAGCAGAAACTCTTCCGTGGCCAGCGTGCGCGTTTCGCGTTCGGAGGCCAGCTCCAGCACGGCGTCCAGGGCCAGGAGCGGGGGCAGGCCGTCTCCGGCCGGGGAGGCCGTGCAGAGGTTGCCGCCCAGGCTCGCCTGGTTGCGGATCAAGGGGGAGCCGAGCTGGCGCAGGGCCTGGTGCAGCAGGGGAAGGCGCGCGGAAACGGCTTCCTCGTCCAGCAGCGCAGTCAGGGGCGTGGCCGCGCCGATGCGCAGCGCCTCGCCCTGCGCGTCCGCGACGATTTCCACGCCGCGCAATTCCGGAATTCGCTCCAGGCAGCAGATCGGACCGGATTCGCTGCGGGCTCGCCGCCGCACCAGCAGATCCGTGCCTCCGGCCATGGCCTTGGCTTCCGGCTCGGCCAGCAGGGGCCAGAGCTGCGAAAGAGAGGTCGGCAGATGCACGCTCATGCCTCGCCTCCGCTTTGGGGCCGGGAAGGGAGCGGCGCTTCCCCGCGTTCGGCGGCCGCCCGTTCCACCGCCGTGAGAATCCGGCCGTACCCGGTGCAGCGGCAGAGATTCCCGGAAAGCGCCTCGCGGATTTCCTCGCGCGAGGGGTCGGGGCTGCGTTCCAGCAGGTCGGCGGCGGCCACGATCATGCCCGGCGAGCAAAAGCCGCACTGCACGGCTCCGTGCTCGGCAAAGGCGGCCTGGAGCGCGTGGGGGGCCTTGGCCGTGCCCAGCCCCTCGATGGTGGTCAGGCTTCTGCCGTCCAACTGGGCGGCCAGGGTCAGGCAGGAGAGCCGCGCGCGCCCGTCCAGGAGCACGGCGCAGGCCCCGCATTCCCCGGTGCCGCAGCCTTCCTTGGTTCCGGTCAGGCCGAGGCGCTCGCGCAGAAGGTCCACGGCGCGCTCGTCGCCGCGCACGTCCAGTTCCGTGCTCTGGCCGTTGAGTTCGAATCGGATGATCATGTTCTGGCTCCGGAGCGGGGTTGCAGCATCCGCAATACGGTTTCCGGGGAGACGGGCGCGCGGTTCACATGGACGCCGAGGGCGTCGGACAGGGCCGAGGCCACGGCGGGCAGCGGGCCGTTCATGCCCACCTCGCCCACGCCCTTGAGCCCGAAGGGACCGCTGTGCTCGATGGTTTCCACGGCCAGGGAGCGCGTGTCGGGCAGGTCCATGCTCGCCGGGATCAGATAGGTGGACAGATCCTTCGTCAGCAGGCGGCCCTCCGAGGTCTCCAGGCCTTCCATGAGCGCGAAGCCCAGGCCCTGGGCCACGCCGCCCTCGATCTGCTGGTGGTAGTTCTGCGGGTTGAGCACCCTGCCGCCGTCCGTGGCCGCGAGATAGTCGCAGACCCGGACCAGCCCGGTCAGCTCGTCCACCTCCACGCGGACCAGGTGCGCGGCATAGGCGAAGATCAGGTGCGGGAATCCCAGGGCGAATTCCTTGCCCGTGTCCGGCACCTCGCGGGTCACGGGCATGAGATATTCGGACACGCAGATGCGGTCTTCGCGGGGAAGCATGGACGCCAGCGCTTCCAGCGGCAGGTCGCGGCCCGTGGGCAGGTGCCGCACCGCTCCGGGCACCAGGGCGAAGCCGTCCGGCTCGTCGACCATGAGCATCAGCGCGGCGCGGCGCACCAGCTTGGACGTCATCATTTCGCAGGCCTGGATCAGGGCCTTGCCGAAAGTGTAGGTGGTGCGCCCGGCAGAGGCCGATCCCGAAGGATGGGAAGAATCGGTGTCGGGCTGGGCCACTTCGAGCCGCTCCGCGCGCTGGCAGAGCATTTCCCCTGCGATCTGCGCGAAGGTCGCGGCATTGCCCTGGCCCATGTCCGGCACGGCGCTGCGGATCAGGAACCGGCCCTGTTCCGTCAGCTCGATGCGGGCGATGGCGTTGTCCGGCAATCCCCGGCCATAGCCCATGCCGTTGAAGACCGCGGCCAGGCCGACTCCCCGGCGGGTGAAGGCTGGAGCCGCGTCCTTCCAGGCCTTGCGCCCGGTCCAGAGTTCGCTGTCGCGCAGCGTGCGCAGGCATTCGTCCAGGCCCGTGGACGTGGTCAGGCTGACCCCCGCGCCGTTGCGGTCGCCCCGGTGCAGGGCGTTTTGGCGGCGCAGTTCCAGCGGGTCGCGGCCCAGTTTGCGGGCCAGCCGGTCCATCATGCCCTCGAAGGCGAAGCTGGCCTGGGCCACGCCGAAGCCGCGGAAGGCCCCGCCGATGGGATTGTTGGTGTAGACGCACCAGCCCCGGCAATCCACGTGCTCCACGTTGTAGGGACCGGCCGCGTGTTCCATGCCCAGTTCCATGATCTCGCCGCCGAGATGGGCGTAGGCTCCGGTGTCGAACCAGAGGCGGCAGTCCAGGGCGCGCAGGGCTCCGTCCGCGTCCGCTCCCAGGCGGTAGCGCATGCGCGCCGCGTGGCGCTTGTATCCGGCCAGGAAATTCTCCTCGCGATCCCAGCACATCTTGATGGTCCGCCCCGGCAGGCGCAGGGCCGCCAGCGCCAGCAGACACTGCACGGTGGCGCCGTCCTTGCCGCCGAAGCCCCCGCCCAGAAACGGGCTGACCACGTGGACGGTCCAGGGGGACAGCCCCAGGGCGTGGGCCACCTCGAAACGGTCGCGGAACGGAGCCTGGGAGGAGACGGTCAGGTGCAGAATCCCGTTTTCGTCCAGGCGCGCGGTGCCGTTTTCCGTTTCCAGGAAGGCGTGGGCCTGGGCCGGGGTGTGAAACGTCTCCTCCAGGACCACGGCGCAGTCCTTGAGCGCGGATTCGGCGTCGCCCTTGTTGATGCGCGCGGCCAGGAGCACGTTGGAGCCGTGCGCTTCGTGGACCAGGGGGGCGTCCTGGGCCAGGGCCGCGTCCAGGTCCGCGATTACGGGCAGCGGCTCGATGCGCGGCTGGATGAGGTCCAGGGCGCGGCGCAGGATCTCACGGCTCCCGGCCACGACCAGGGCCACGGGATCTCCCGCGTGCCGGATGCGCGATCCGCAGAGCACGGGCATGTCCTTGTGGACGATGCCCTGGCGGTTGGAGCCGGGCACGTCCGCTCGCGTGAGCACGGCATGCACTCCTGGCAGGCGTCGGGCCGCGTCCACATCCAGTTCCCGCAGTTCGCCGTGGGGAATCCCGGCGCGCTTGGCTCCGGCCCAGAGCGTATCCGGCGGGAACAGGTCCGCTGCGAAGCGTTCCTCTCCCGTGGCTTTGGAGAGTGCGTCCAGGCGTGCGCTCGAAGTGCCGATTTCGTAGGGCGCATTGCGCATGAAACTTTCCTTGGATGTTGGGATGGATACCTTCTTTGTGCGCGGCCCCGGCCCTTGTGTCAACACGAGCGCGGCAGGTCAGTTCGCGCAGGCGGCGGGAAGCGGAATCCGGCTGCGTCCGACCAGGCCGCCGCCGACCAGGGCCAGCCCGGCGGAAATCAGGAACAGACCGGAATGGGACAGGCCCGCGTCGAGCAGCAGTCCGCCGATGTAGGGGCCGAGAAAGAGTCCCGCGTCCATGGTCGAAAGGAACAGGTTGGTGGTCAGCCCCCGCTTGCCGGGGTCGGACTGGAGAAAGAGCGTGGATTGCAGCAGGGGCAGGGCCACGCCGATGGCCGCGCCGAATCCCGCGGCGGCCAGCAGGAACGGCAGGGGGGCGCGCACCAGGGAGTAGGAGCCGTAGCAGCCCGCCAGAAAGAGCAGGCTCAGCACCAGCGCGCGCTTCTTGTTCACGCGGTCGAAGAAGCTGTTGCCGAGCAGACGTACCGCGATGGTGGCGCCCGTGCTCACCGTGAAGAACAGGCCCGCGTTGGCCATGCCGATGCCCAGGGCGAAGCCCTTCATGAAGAAGAACAGCAGGGAGGAAGAGAAAAAGACGCAGAGGGCCACGCCGAGGGTCCGACGCACTCCGGGCGCGCGCAGGGCGGTCTTGATTTCGGACAGGCCGGAATTCTTCCCGGCGGGAGGGGCAGCTGCGGCGGCCCGGCGCGCATGGGGGCCGAGCAGGGACATGAGCAGCAGCGCGGGCAGGGACAGGACGGACATCCAGGCGTAGGCGTGCGCGGTCGAGGGCAGGACGCGGAGCAGCAGCTCCATGATCGGCGGCACACAGGCGAAGGGCAGCAGCGTGGCCAGGGTGAAGATGCCGAAGCCTTGGCCGCTGCGCGCGGGCGGGACGAAATGGACCAGCAGGGCGGTCGTGGCCGAGACGAGCAGCACGAAGGCCGCGCCGTGGGCGGCGCGCAGGAGCAGAAGCAGGGGCACCGTCTTGGCCCAGGGGTAGGCGAGCAGGGCCAGGGCGATGACAACCATGCTCCCGCGCATGACGGAGAGGGCGTTGGAGGCGGACAGCCGGGGGCTGATCACCGGCCGCAGGAAGAACGCGGTCATGGGTTCCAGGGCCAGCAGCAGGCTCGCCCAGAACGGCGGAATGCCGATGTTGATCAGGTAGGGATAAAATCCATAGAATACGGCGATGTTGGCGAAGCCGATCAGCGTGGTCAGGCTGAGCGTCAGGAACGGGTAGGTGAACAGGGGCGGTCGCGGCGCGGTCGTGTCGGTCATGGGCCTTCCTCTACGCTTCCCCTACGCCGGATCGCGGCGCATTGCCAGCAGGAACGGCGGAACCGGGCACGCGGCCGCGGCAAAAAAAAGGAGCCGCAAAAGCGGCTCCTCGAATCGACGTGGCGTCCCCAAGGGGATTTGAACCCCTGTTAACGGCGTGAAAGGCCGTAAACAATCAACCGGAAGGTCGCTTACCTCCGTTATTTCAATGGGTTGAAAACGCCATATTCACCACAAAAACCATAGTTGCCGTTGAAAATGACACTTGGGTGACACGCAAAATTTGCCGGAAAGAGAAACGGGGGGGGAATTGGTGCAAGCTCAACAATTTGGTGTTCGGCTCAGAAATAGTACACACACCGGAGTTCGCCCCTGGCTGCGTTGAGCTTGTTGCCGAATTCGGTGTCGGAGGAACCGAGCGGCAGGATGAGCCGGGGCCTCAACTCAATGTCGGACGTGAGCATGTAGGACGCTTCGGGGTTGAGGGAGAGGCTTCGATCCCCGAGGTTCATGATCACGGTCGCTGTCGTGTTCAGGTAGAGGATGTCGAAAGGTTCTTTTTGGGACACGCGGAAATACAGATAGTCCTGTCCGACGCTGCTCCGGTTGTATTCGGACGACACCTTTTTGCTTTTGTTAAGATCGGCGGCGTTTCCCGTGGTCTGATACGTGTCGTACGCCGTGTGGACATAGTCGTAGTAGGTTTCCAGTTGTGAAGCGGTGTACCCCTCCCCGTTGTGGTAATATTCAAGGAGGTAGGTCGTTTCGTCCTCTGTCAGGTATCGTGCGCCAAGAAGAAAGCTCCAGGCGTCGTATGTGTGGACGCTGCGGGTTCCGTCATCGTGGAACACAGTCTTCTCATGGCCCAGCCGGACCGCGGTTTCGCCGTGGATGGCGAAATTGTCGGTGATGTTTGCGGCAAAGTCGAAACCGAGGGACGTATCGTAATGATCGCCAGCCATGGCCATGACGTCCACGTCCACATCGGACAGCAGGAGGTAGAGCTTTCCTCCGTAGAGAACGCTTTCGTCCGATGCCAATCCCGTGTTCGCCCGCTCCCACACAGGAACGACCACCGGTGTGAACGCCAACGTCTGCAACGGGCCGTCGAAACTGAAAATGGCGTCGGCAACGCCCATGACGTAGCCCTCTCGGGTCTGGTCCGGATCGTCCACATCCTTCGGACGGCTGGCGAAGCTCACGGGGTTCCAGGCATATCCCTTGCCCCATTTGAGAACCTTTTTCCCGGCTTCCAGCGTGAATCTCGGGTCCGGCCTCCAGGCGGCCACGCCTTCCTCAAGCATGACCTCCCCGGCCCAATGCTTGTCGTCCTTGAAATACCGTTCCGACGGTTCGTCCGGCTCACTGGCCGCCGACAGGGGCAACTGGCTCCATCCGACGTCGGCGCGCGGGCGGGCATAGAACCCGAACGTTTCGTATTTCACGGAGAGTTCGGGCTTGATTTGGAGCAGCATGTCCGCTTGGAGTTCATCCTGCCGGGAGTTGTAGAAGCGTTGCGCGTAGACCGCAGAATCCCTATTCAGGAGCCGTTCGTACATCCGGAACTCGGCCTGTCCCCAGAACTCGAAGTGCTGTTCATCCGCTGCAGGAATGTCAAAGTCCGCATCATACAGGGGCTCATCCTGGGCAAGGGCCGAAGCCGAGGCAGCCAGGATGAGCGCCAAGCAGAAGAACGGCCCGAGCCATGTACCGGCTTTCGTCATTCCGTTTCCCGCCATCACTGACGAAGGGTTTCTATCCGGGGCAGGTAGTTGAGGGTGAAGACTTCATCCGAAAAGTCTCTGGCCTTCATCGCGGCGAAAATCATCACCGAGAGGTACCCCTTGTGAAGCGGGCTGTCCGTCTCGACAATGGCCGGACGGGCGAATCCGTCGCCGAAGTCGGTCATCTTCTTGAAATGCAGGGTTTTGATCAGCATCCCGGACGCCGCGAGACACTTGATCTCTGTCGGAACCAACCGGTCCTTGGCCACCAGCATCTCCAGCCTGTCGTAGGCAACCTCGTTGGTCTTCGCCTTCAGGCGAAGCAAATAGGCGTCACCGCTTTCCTCCAAGGATTCGGGCGTATATTCGGCGCTGTAGTCTAGGCGCATGATATCGGCATTGTTGAAGATGCCACCCGTCACCGATTGGAGGCTGGTTATCCTGACCGGCTTGGCCACGCTCGGAATGTGGAGCCACATGTTGTCGCCCAGGCGCAAGGTCCCGCGCCCCTTGTCGCTGGAAGGCTCCAGGAAGACGGAGGCCACCATATCCTGGCCTTTCTTGATGGTGTAGAGGACGTATTCCCTTTTGCTCCCGTCCGGCTCGATGTTGATGAGCTTGCGGTAGGATTCGTAGCTGACTGGGGCCAGGTTGCGGTCCACGGCCAGGAGCACTTCCCCTGCATCCATGGCGGAAGCCTGATTGCCGCCGCCCAAAACGAGGCAGACGGCAGCAACGAACAGAACATATTTCAAAGAGTGCATATGCGGTATCCTCATGGGGTTATACGTGGCCGAGCGCATCGACGGGTTCCATCCGGCTCGCCTTCCACGCGGGTTGCAGCGCGGCCAGGGCGGATGCCACCAGGACGATGGCCGACAAAAAGAGCATTTCGCCGGGGTTGATGTCCGGGCGCACGATCAGGTTGTCCATCCGTCCGAAGGAGAAGGCAACTCCCGCCGCCTTGAAGGCCAACAAACCGCCCACGCCCAGAATCAGGCCGAGCGCCGTCCCCAGCACGCCCAGGAGCACGCCCTCGGCCACGAAAAGCGACATGATCGTTCCGGGGGATGTCCCCATGGCGGCAATGGTTCCGATTTCCCGTACGCGCTCGAAGACCGACATCAGCATCACGTTGAGCACGCTGATAAGGACGATGGCGACCATGACGATCTTCACCGTGACCAGCATCAGGTCGATCATGTTTGCGATGTTGGAGAACGGCGACAGCTTGTCCCAGGTGTGCAGTTCGAAGGCGGGCTGGCCCTTCTTGTTCTTGACCTCTCCGAGCGTTGCCGCGAGCGACGCTGCGACAGGCTTCAGCTTGTTGAAATCGGACACCCTGACCACGATTTCCGTGACTTCGCCCGGTTCGTTGCGCAGGAGGCTGCGGGCGTCTTCGATGTGCATGTAGGCGTCCTTGCCGCCCGGTCCCATGAGGTCCTCGATGATTCCGGCAATCTGGAATTCCATGCCGTTGACGGAGCCGTCCTTGTTGGTGGCAACCAGCACCACGGAGTCGCCGGGCTTCATCCCCAGGCTCTTGGCCACCTTTTCGGGAACCACGACCTGGCCCTTTTCGAGCAGTCCCTCGCCGGGACCGGGGGCTCCCTGCTTCATCCTGTCAGCCAAGGCCGTGCAGACAGCCAGCTCCCGTTTCGGATCGACAGCCGAAAGCCTGACGTTGGTGCTTTCCATGTAATTGCTGAGGACCGCACCGAATTTCAGTCTGGGCGCATAGGCTGTCACACCGGGTGTCGCTTCGAGCATTTCCGATATTTTTTGGTATGCCGGCCCTTTCATGTTCAGGTTGAGGGGCATCGTGTCGATGGACGAGAAGTACCCCTTTCGATGGATTTGCAGGTGGCCGATGCTTGAATCTGTGATGATGCCGATCATCATGGACTTGAACGACCCGGCCAGGCCTGAGAACATGACCACCATGCACACGCCGATGACGATGAGCAGAGAGGTGAGGGCGGTACGCCGTTTGTAGCGAGTAAGGTTGCGCAGGGCGATCTTAAATATATTACGCATGGTCTTTTCCTCCCTGGTACAGCGGGTTTCCGTTCAGCAACCTGCCGTCCTCGATGCCGTGCACCACGTCGGCGTGTTCAACGATGCGCGGGTCGTGCGTGGAGAAGACGAAGGTGGTCCCGTAGGTGTCCCGCATCTTTTTCATCAGGTCGATGATCTTGTGGGCCGTGTCGTGGTCGAGGTTCGCGGTAGGTTCATCCGCCAGCACAACCTTCGGGTTGGTCACCAGCGCCCGGGCCACTGCCACGCGCTGTTTCTGGCCGCCCGAAATCTGGTCCGGTCGCTTATCC
This sequence is a window from Paucidesulfovibrio longus DSM 6739. Protein-coding genes within it:
- a CDS encoding xanthine dehydrogenase family protein molybdopterin-binding subunit; this encodes MRNAPYEIGTSSARLDALSKATGEERFAADLFPPDTLWAGAKRAGIPHGELRELDVDAARRLPGVHAVLTRADVPGSNRQGIVHKDMPVLCGSRIRHAGDPVALVVAGSREILRRALDLIQPRIEPLPVIADLDAALAQDAPLVHEAHGSNVLLAARINKGDAESALKDCAVVLEETFHTPAQAHAFLETENGTARLDENGILHLTVSSQAPFRDRFEVAHALGLSPWTVHVVSPFLGGGFGGKDGATVQCLLALAALRLPGRTIKMCWDREENFLAGYKRHAARMRYRLGADADGALRALDCRLWFDTGAYAHLGGEIMELGMEHAAGPYNVEHVDCRGWCVYTNNPIGGAFRGFGVAQASFAFEGMMDRLARKLGRDPLELRRQNALHRGDRNGAGVSLTTSTGLDECLRTLRDSELWTGRKAWKDAAPAFTRRGVGLAAVFNGMGYGRGLPDNAIARIELTEQGRFLIRSAVPDMGQGNAATFAQIAGEMLCQRAERLEVAQPDTDSSHPSGSASAGRTTYTFGKALIQACEMMTSKLVRRAALMLMVDEPDGFALVPGAVRHLPTGRDLPLEALASMLPREDRICVSEYLMPVTREVPDTGKEFALGFPHLIFAYAAHLVRVEVDELTGLVRVCDYLAATDGGRVLNPQNYHQQIEGGVAQGLGFALMEGLETSEGRLLTKDLSTYLIPASMDLPDTRSLAVETIEHSGPFGLKGVGEVGMNGPLPAVASALSDALGVHVNRAPVSPETVLRMLQPRSGART
- a CDS encoding outer membrane lipoprotein-sorting protein, which gives rise to MHSLKYVLFVAAVCLVLGGGNQASAMDAGEVLLAVDRNLAPVSYESYRKLINIEPDGSKREYVLYTIKKGQDMVASVFLEPSSDKGRGTLRLGDNMWLHIPSVAKPVRITSLQSVTGGIFNNADIMRLDYSAEYTPESLEESGDAYLLRLKAKTNEVAYDRLEMLVAKDRLVPTEIKCLAASGMLIKTLHFKKMTDFGDGFARPAIVETDSPLHKGYLSVMIFAAMKARDFSDEVFTLNYLPRIETLRQ
- a CDS encoding ABC transporter permease, which encodes MRNIFKIALRNLTRYKRRTALTSLLIVIGVCMVVMFSGLAGSFKSMMIGIITDSSIGHLQIHRKGYFSSIDTMPLNLNMKGPAYQKISEMLEATPGVTAYAPRLKFGAVLSNYMESTNVRLSAVDPKRELAVCTALADRMKQGAPGPGEGLLEKGQVVVPEKVAKSLGMKPGDSVVLVATNKDGSVNGMEFQIAGIIEDLMGPGGKDAYMHIEDARSLLRNEPGEVTEIVVRVSDFNKLKPVAASLAATLGEVKNKKGQPAFELHTWDKLSPFSNIANMIDLMLVTVKIVMVAIVLISVLNVMLMSVFERVREIGTIAAMGTSPGTIMSLFVAEGVLLGVLGTALGLILGVGGLLAFKAAGVAFSFGRMDNLIVRPDINPGEMLFLSAIVLVASALAALQPAWKASRMEPVDALGHV
- a CDS encoding MFS transporter gives rise to the protein MTDTTAPRPPLFTYPFLTLSLTTLIGFANIAVFYGFYPYLINIGIPPFWASLLLALEPMTAFFLRPVISPRLSASNALSVMRGSMVVIALALLAYPWAKTVPLLLLLRAAHGAAFVLLVSATTALLVHFVPPARSGQGFGIFTLATLLPFACVPPIMELLLRVLPSTAHAYAWMSVLSLPALLLMSLLGPHARRAAAAAPPAGKNSGLSEIKTALRAPGVRRTLGVALCVFFSSSLLFFFMKGFALGIGMANAGLFFTVSTGATIAVRLLGNSFFDRVNKKRALVLSLLFLAGCYGSYSLVRAPLPFLLAAAGFGAAIGVALPLLQSTLFLQSDPGKRGLTTNLFLSTMDAGLFLGPYIGGLLLDAGLSHSGLFLISAGLALVGGGLVGRSRIPLPAACAN